AAACATCCTCAAATCGAGGGAATTTTCTCAGAAAGTAAAGGATGCAGTGGCACGGGGCATGAAGAAACATGCCATGTCATTTACTGAGTCACAGGAGGCGCTGTGAGTAAAAAAGCGATAGTCACAGGCGGCTCAAGAGGTATTGGTGCCGCAATAGTAAAAACACTTGTACGTGAAGACTTTCAGGTCGCGTTCAGCTATATCTCCAATAAAGAAAAAGCCGATTCTCTGGTGGAAGAGATAGAGCGGGAGGGCGGAAAAGCAGCCGCATTTCAGGCAGACGTTTCAAATTTCGATTCGGCGGCAGCATTTATAAATCAGGCCAGGGAATACCTGACCGATGTCGATCTGCTTGTCAATAACGCCGGCATCACACGGGACAGAAGCCTCTTTATAATGCAGCCTTCAGACTGGGACGCTGTGATAAGCACCAACCTTACCGGGTATTTCAATGTAACAAGGAACCTGATCGGTTATTTTTTCAAAAACAAGCGCGGATGTATTGTAAATATATCATCGGTCAGCGGACTGGTCGGTATTAACGGACAG
Above is a genomic segment from Fibrobacter sp. containing:
- the fabG gene encoding 3-oxoacyl-[acyl-carrier-protein] reductase, translating into MSKKAIVTGGSRGIGAAIVKTLVREDFQVAFSYISNKEKADSLVEEIEREGGKAAAFQADVSNFDSAAAFINQAREYLTDVDLLVNNAGITRDRSLFIMQPSDWDAVISTNLTGYFNVTRNLIGYFFKNKRGCIVNISSVSGLVGINGQTNYCASKAGIIGFTRALAKEAAKLSIPVNCIAPGYIDTEMTKAIPEKHLEEIRNMIPMRRMGSAQEVADLVAFLASEKARYITGQVFAIDGGLTA